The genomic segment GCCGCTATCAGGTGAGTGGCAGCGGCACAGGGATGTTACGCCAAATTCAGGAACTACAAGCCAGAATTCAGGAAGCCCAGGAAGCACTGGGGCGCGAGACCGTGACGGCGACGGTGGGAGGGGGCGCAGTGACTGTGGTGATGACAGGTCATCACAAGGTAGTTTCGGTGCGCATTGATCCCGATGTGGTGAATTCGGGCGATGTGGAGATATTACAAGATCTAATCGTAGCGGGAATCAATGAGGCATTAGAAAAAAGCCAAGCACTGGCGGAAGAACGATTGGGCCCTCTGACTGCTGGCCTTGGGATACTAGGTGTGATGTGAAATGCGCACGACACCAGAACCAGTTGGTCGCCTAATTGATGAGTTGAGTCGTCTGCCAGGTATTGGCCCTAAGACAGCCTCCCGGCTGACGTATTATCTATTGCGCGTACCGGAAGACCAGGTACGTTCCTTGGCGCGAGCGATCCAGGAACTACGCGAACGCACCGTTTTCTGTGCTAAATGCTTTAACATCAGCGAAGCTAACCCCTGTCCCATCTGTAGCGACCCCACACGCGACAATTCCCTCATTTGTGTGGTGGAAGAGCCGCTGGATGTGCTGGCCATCGAGCGCACTGGCGAATACCGGGGGCTTTATCATGTGCTGCACGGCGTCATCTCGCCGATGGATGGTATCGGCCCCGGAGAACTCAGGATCGCCGAATTGCTGGCCCGGCTCCGAGATGGTGGGGTGAAAGAAGTCGTTCTGGCAACGAATCCCAGCCTGGAGGGCGAAAATACCGCCATGTATTTGGCTCGACAGATACGACCCTTGGGCATTCGAGTGTCCAGTCTGGCACGAGGCTTACCCGTAGGGGCAGATCTTGAATACGCGGATGTCGTCACCCTGGCTCGGGCCTTAGAGGGGCGTCGGGAGATGTAGTGCTTTTGAACTGGGAGATGCGCTGTGTGGCAATATCATCAGCGCTCACGGATCGGAAAAAATTAAGGAAAGGAAGTCCATTATGAAATTTCGAGTAACGGTTGTGATTACTGTGGCGGCTGTGCTCCTGACGCTACCCTTTATCGGCTGTGGCCAGGCCACACCTACCACCGCGATTGAGGAGCCAAGTCCGACCCCTATTCCTCCTACGACTACTCCGATTCCTCCAGGCGGCATCGAGATAGCCCTGGCGCTGCTCAAATTGCCAGAGGGGAACGTAGTGGCCCGGGTGAACGGTGAAGCCGTGCTGACCGACGTTTACAGGCAAGAATTGACCCGCCAACTCAAAGTCGCCACTACGCGCTACGGATTAGACTGGAACGACCCGAATAACACCTCTGTTTTGCCGCTCTTCCAGCAGCAGATCCTGGATCAACTCATCAATTTGGAATTAATACGCCAACTTGCCAAGTCAGAAGGGCTGGATCAGGTTACTGAGGCGGATATCGACGCTGAAGTGGAGAAGAACAAGGCCGAGATCGCCAGCAGCGCGACCTACGCCAGTTGGGAGGAATTCCTGCAACTGAACGAACTCACCGAAGAGAGCTTCCGGCGTTATGTACGCGATTCGGTAGTGATCAACCGCATGTTTGAGGCTCACGGTGGCCCATCCGAGGTTGAACAGGTACATGCCCTCCACATCCTGGTGGAAGACGAAGCGACAGGCAAAGAGGTGTTGGAAAAACTGGCGGCAGGCGAGAAATTCGAGGATTTAGCCGCACAATACTCGATTGACACGGGCAGCAAAGATCAGGGTGGTGATCTAGGCTGGTTCCCCAAAGGGCTTATGGTGTCTGAATTTGAGGAGGCGGCTTTCGCTCTGGAGCCGGGCGAAACCAGTGCATTGGTGCAAACCCAATTTGGGTATCACATTATCCGCGTGGTGGAAAAAGGAATCCGCGAACTGGATCCCGACATAAAGGTTCAAGTGCAAGAGGAGGCCTTTAACCAGTGGTTCGACGAACAAAAGGCGAAAGCCACGATCGAGACCTTGTTGGATCTTGGGACATCCTCGCCTTGAGTGGTTAGCCAACAGACACCAGTCTCTGATAGAGTCTCACCGCTATCGAAGCCTGTTCTGACGCAACGAAAGGCCGGTGAAATTACATCATTTCACCGGCCTTTCGATTGTTTGCACAGCAGTCCTGCCGGAGGCAACTCTTGGGAGATTCTGGCAGGCTGGCAGCCAGCCCGCCAGAATCCGTGACCACTCCCCCTATGGAGTGCGTTGCATGACGTTGCCACCGTACAGGGCTGGCCAGACGTACCAGAACTCGATGCCGTCCGGGTTATTCGGCGATTGCCGGCCGAAGCGGTTCAGCACCGAAGGCCCAACGTTGACCTTGCCCGTCGGCGGGACGAAGCGGATCAGGTAGCCGAGTTTGATCTGGTCTACCAGATCAGCCAGTTCGTTCCGGTACGACAGAGCCCAATAGCCTGTGCCTGGAATGGTTACGTTGTCCGAGATCTGCTCCCAGACGTCGTAGTCCACGCCCGACACCCAAGTCACTGGATCGTCCTCCTGCCACGGCTTGAAGGCGTAGAGGCGGACGATGCCTGGTGATGGGTTGGCAGCGATGTCCTGATACAGCCCACTGAAGACGTAGAGTTCGTTGAGGTTCAGGACAGCATTGGGTCGGAGATTGCCAGTCCAGACCTGGGAGCCATTGACCACCAGGCTGAT from the Chloroflexota bacterium genome contains:
- the recR gene encoding recombination protein RecR encodes the protein MRTTPEPVGRLIDELSRLPGIGPKTASRLTYYLLRVPEDQVRSLARAIQELRERTVFCAKCFNISEANPCPICSDPTRDNSLICVVEEPLDVLAIERTGEYRGLYHVLHGVISPMDGIGPGELRIAELLARLRDGGVKEVVLATNPSLEGENTAMYLARQIRPLGIRVSSLARGLPVGADLEYADVVTLARALEGRREM
- a CDS encoding YbaB/EbfC family nucleoid-associated protein; this translates as MLRQIQELQARIQEAQEALGRETVTATVGGGAVTVVMTGHHKVVSVRIDPDVVNSGDVEILQDLIVAGINEALEKSQALAEERLGPLTAGLGILGVM
- a CDS encoding peptidylprolyl isomerase, whose amino-acid sequence is MKFRVTVVITVAAVLLTLPFIGCGQATPTTAIEEPSPTPIPPTTTPIPPGGIEIALALLKLPEGNVVARVNGEAVLTDVYRQELTRQLKVATTRYGLDWNDPNNTSVLPLFQQQILDQLINLELIRQLAKSEGLDQVTEADIDAEVEKNKAEIASSATYASWEEFLQLNELTEESFRRYVRDSVVINRMFEAHGGPSEVEQVHALHILVEDEATGKEVLEKLAAGEKFEDLAAQYSIDTGSKDQGGDLGWFPKGLMVSEFEEAAFALEPGETSALVQTQFGYHIIRVVEKGIRELDPDIKVQVQEEAFNQWFDEQKAKATIETLLDLGTSSP